One stretch of Deinococcus hopiensis KR-140 DNA includes these proteins:
- a CDS encoding LacI family DNA-binding transcriptional regulator produces MTRPPTNATGPAQRVTSLDVSRVAGVSQSAVSRAFTPGASISPETRRRVLEAAQRLGYQPNAIARSLVTQRSGIVALIVGELHNPFYPQALSQFAQALEMRGKRALLLTHDARRDVQETLEAARSYQIEAAIVFPTRLNAAPPSLGNVEEGGIPVLLFNRHLPGHQLLSVACDNYRGGRLAAQVLLDAGSRQPAFIGGDPDTSTHQDRLRGFTERLAEAGVRPVATPARAFQYDWGVQATLHLDAAGDRPDAFFGANDIVAIGILDALRTLGRRVPQEVSVIGFDNIEESARLAYRLTTIGQPLEAMVEDALRALEDPQPGEGPRLHPGELIWRDTVAGSRP; encoded by the coding sequence ATGACCCGTCCTCCCACCAACGCCACCGGCCCGGCCCAGCGGGTTACGTCCCTCGACGTGTCGCGCGTGGCGGGGGTGTCCCAGTCTGCCGTTTCCCGCGCGTTCACCCCAGGGGCGTCCATTAGCCCTGAGACGCGCCGCCGGGTTCTGGAAGCCGCGCAGCGCCTGGGCTATCAGCCCAACGCCATCGCCCGCTCGCTGGTCACCCAGCGAAGCGGCATTGTGGCCCTGATTGTAGGCGAGCTACACAATCCCTTCTACCCGCAGGCCCTCTCGCAGTTCGCGCAGGCGCTGGAGATGCGCGGCAAGCGGGCATTGCTGCTCACCCATGACGCGCGGCGCGACGTGCAGGAGACCCTGGAAGCCGCACGGTCCTACCAGATTGAGGCGGCCATCGTCTTCCCGACCCGCCTGAACGCGGCGCCGCCCAGCTTGGGCAATGTGGAGGAAGGGGGAATTCCCGTCTTGCTGTTTAACCGTCACCTTCCCGGACATCAATTGTTGTCGGTCGCCTGCGACAATTACAGGGGTGGGCGGCTGGCCGCGCAAGTGCTGCTTGACGCTGGGTCCCGCCAGCCCGCCTTCATTGGGGGCGACCCCGACACCTCCACCCACCAAGACCGCCTGCGCGGCTTCACGGAACGCTTGGCCGAAGCTGGCGTGCGTCCCGTCGCCACTCCGGCCCGCGCGTTTCAGTACGACTGGGGCGTGCAGGCCACCCTGCACCTGGACGCGGCGGGTGACCGACCCGACGCGTTTTTCGGGGCCAACGACATCGTGGCGATCGGGATACTTGACGCCCTTCGAACGCTCGGTCGACGTGTGCCGCAGGAGGTCAGCGTGATTGGTTTCGACAATATCGAGGAATCGGCCCGGTTGGCCTACCGTTTGACGACCATCGGTCAGCCCTTAGAGGCCATGGTGGAAGACGCGTTGCGCGCGTTGGAGGACCCGCAGCCAGGTGAAGGCCCCCGGCTGCACCCCGGTGAGCTGATCTGGCGCGACACTGTAGCCGGGTCCCGGCCATGA
- a CDS encoding HpcH/HpaI aldolase family protein, whose product MPEPVHQRLQRGESVLNGWLHLPGGVSAEVMGRAGYDTLTVDLQHGLIGDGGLVPTLQAITATPATPFVRVPGLHPPDLMRALDAGAAGVICPMIDTPEQAAALVHACRYSPVGGRSFGPTRARLVYGDDYVARAETELLIFAMIETAQALQHLGAIVQTPGLSGVYVGPGDLSLSLTGRATLDFRHGEAAKAVARIVQVADHHGVIPGIFTPGGELARHALDLGYRFVTAGSDFALLSAAARDVLTDLRPADVSTPPASLY is encoded by the coding sequence ATGCCTGAGCCGGTCCATCAGCGTCTACAACGGGGCGAGAGCGTGCTGAACGGCTGGTTGCACCTGCCCGGCGGCGTGAGCGCTGAGGTGATGGGCCGGGCCGGGTACGATACCCTGACGGTGGACCTGCAACACGGCCTGATCGGCGACGGAGGTCTGGTGCCCACCCTGCAGGCGATTACCGCGACGCCCGCCACGCCATTCGTGCGGGTACCTGGGCTACATCCGCCGGACCTGATGCGCGCACTGGACGCGGGTGCTGCTGGAGTGATCTGCCCGATGATCGATACGCCCGAACAGGCCGCCGCACTGGTGCATGCCTGCCGCTACTCGCCCGTCGGCGGGCGCTCCTTCGGCCCGACCCGCGCCCGTCTGGTATACGGCGACGACTACGTAGCGCGGGCTGAGACCGAACTGCTGATCTTCGCCATGATTGAGACCGCGCAGGCTCTGCAGCACCTCGGCGCCATCGTCCAGACGCCGGGACTCAGCGGCGTGTACGTCGGGCCGGGCGACCTGAGCCTCAGCCTGACCGGACGGGCCACCCTCGATTTCCGCCATGGTGAGGCGGCCAAAGCCGTGGCCCGTATCGTCCAGGTGGCAGACCACCACGGCGTGATCCCCGGCATTTTCACGCCTGGCGGCGAACTCGCGCGTCACGCACTGGACCTGGGGTACCGCTTCGTCACGGCTGGCTCCGACTTCGCGCTCCTCTCCGCGGCGGCGCGTGACGTCCTCACTGACCTGCGGCCAGCAGACGTATCCACCCCACCCGCGTCCCTGTATTGA
- a CDS encoding SDR family NAD(P)-dependent oxidoreductase — protein MSGAGDLRGRVALVTGGGGGIGSAICEALAGAGATVLVGYASQPERAVQLAAGLPGAAHHALRVPVDNSGVLAQAAADVMATQGRLDLLVNNAGVTTPVPHADLDSLSDEWIDTILRVNVRGAFAAVRAFAPLLRSSGDGLIVNISSVAAVTGLGSNVAYCASKAALDSMTRSLARALAPEIRVLSVSPGWVDGEYAARMPTDLVAAQAALTPLGRIARPQEVARAVIAAATHLTFSTGTVIPVDGGRPLN, from the coding sequence ATGAGTGGGGCGGGGGACCTGAGGGGCCGCGTCGCGCTGGTGACGGGGGGCGGCGGCGGGATCGGCAGCGCCATCTGCGAAGCGCTGGCCGGAGCAGGGGCCACGGTCCTCGTCGGCTATGCCAGTCAACCTGAACGCGCCGTCCAGCTGGCCGCTGGACTTCCCGGCGCCGCCCACCACGCTCTGCGGGTGCCGGTGGACAACTCGGGCGTGTTGGCCCAGGCGGCCGCGGACGTGATGGCCACCCAGGGTCGCCTGGACCTCCTTGTGAACAACGCGGGCGTGACCACCCCCGTGCCGCATGCGGACCTGGACAGTCTGAGTGATGAGTGGATCGACACGATTCTGCGCGTGAACGTGCGAGGGGCTTTCGCCGCTGTGCGTGCTTTTGCTCCACTGCTGCGGTCGAGCGGCGACGGCCTGATCGTGAATATCTCCTCGGTTGCGGCCGTCACAGGACTGGGTTCCAACGTCGCGTACTGCGCGTCCAAAGCCGCGCTCGATTCGATGACCCGCTCCCTGGCCCGCGCTCTGGCCCCGGAGATCCGCGTATTGAGCGTATCTCCCGGCTGGGTGGACGGCGAGTACGCGGCCCGCATGCCTACCGACCTGGTCGCCGCACAGGCAGCACTGACCCCACTGGGCCGCATCGCCCGCCCTCAGGAGGTCGCGCGCGCTGTGATAGCCGCTGCGACGCACCTTACCTTCAGTACAGGAACGGTGATTCCAGTGGACGGCGGCCGACCTCTAAATTGA
- a CDS encoding protein phosphatase 2C domain-containing protein has protein sequence MTQPDDLLHGPSPEEAPSPENGTQATALPQDLPPLPASETLTHLRTEQHLENGTGPLEVDYVFPSRLNAGNAEVMGHDPEPSAVLEGAAAGSSPVVPESPAVLDNAVAPDGPATSDAQAPLGGAGPTEVPATEGPGEGLSRAAELPGGPEAAATAQSALPDFPTFATGELEEETYTPTVAVQGPQAGEVVSGYQLNQDLGRGWFSANALGAGPSVDVYVRPRPLWAELRPHRLLPRVTPAGDLLVLAPTEGTPLTIPLDPDAARAHLTELARLLFALEKQGYAVIDLDPAGVQLTQGGLKLRLPPQVARQGEAVQPTLRDSFTPPEVQEGQPAQAKSGVYLLGALLFQWLTGRPLPAEGPSSTVLAGVNASGVPQLLSGMLAPLPQRLTPTQLLDTLKSAAVKLPVYQVAAATDIGLNPERPINEDSYGFVWRQTGQHGGGELILRAVVSDGMGGMAAGEVASQAAVRAFLGSVAPTLEAQVWDANAAVLTDMQGRDGGCTLTGVEIRGTRLQLGHVGDTRAYLAQGGAVQQLSKDHSYVAAMVASGQMTAEEAQVSPERNKVLRSLGSLRAVQDNYVQVLQEPLELSVGSRVLLVSDGVWGEVQPTVLHGILLHEPSLQRTVEHLLELSLESGAPDNATALVIERVK, from the coding sequence ATGACCCAGCCTGACGATCTGCTCCACGGCCCGTCCCCTGAGGAAGCTCCGTCACCCGAGAACGGCACCCAGGCGACCGCACTTCCCCAGGACCTTCCCCCGCTCCCCGCATCGGAAACGCTGACCCACCTGAGGACCGAGCAGCACCTGGAGAACGGGACCGGCCCCCTGGAAGTGGATTACGTCTTTCCTTCCCGGCTGAACGCGGGCAACGCCGAAGTCATGGGCCATGACCCTGAACCCTCCGCGGTTTTGGAAGGTGCCGCCGCTGGATCAAGCCCAGTTGTTCCAGAATCCCCTGCCGTTCTGGACAACGCCGTTGCTCCAGACGGACCAGCCACTTCAGATGCTCAAGCTCCTCTGGGCGGAGCTGGGCCCACAGAAGTTCCGGCCACAGAGGGCCCCGGTGAAGGGCTTTCGCGCGCCGCAGAACTGCCCGGCGGGCCGGAAGCTGCAGCCACAGCGCAATCGGCGCTCCCTGATTTCCCCACCTTTGCCACGGGCGAGCTGGAGGAAGAGACCTACACGCCGACGGTGGCCGTACAGGGCCCGCAGGCAGGCGAGGTGGTCAGCGGCTATCAGCTCAATCAGGACCTGGGACGCGGCTGGTTTAGCGCCAACGCCCTGGGCGCTGGCCCCAGCGTGGACGTGTATGTGCGGCCCCGTCCGCTGTGGGCAGAGCTGCGGCCCCACCGCCTGCTGCCCAGAGTGACCCCGGCGGGCGACCTGTTGGTGCTGGCCCCCACCGAGGGAACGCCCCTGACCATACCGCTCGATCCTGACGCGGCGCGGGCGCACCTCACCGAGTTGGCCCGTCTGCTCTTCGCCCTGGAAAAACAGGGCTACGCTGTGATCGACCTTGATCCAGCCGGCGTCCAGCTTACCCAGGGCGGTTTGAAATTGAGGTTGCCGCCGCAAGTGGCCCGGCAGGGCGAAGCGGTTCAACCCACCCTGCGCGACAGTTTTACGCCGCCTGAAGTGCAGGAGGGGCAACCCGCGCAGGCAAAGAGCGGGGTGTATCTGCTGGGCGCATTGCTTTTTCAGTGGCTCACCGGACGCCCCCTTCCAGCGGAAGGGCCGTCATCCACCGTGCTGGCAGGCGTCAATGCCTCGGGTGTGCCGCAGCTGCTGAGCGGGATGCTGGCCCCCTTGCCGCAACGTCTGACCCCCACGCAATTGCTTGACACCCTCAAGTCGGCGGCGGTCAAGCTGCCCGTCTATCAGGTGGCGGCGGCCACCGACATCGGCCTCAACCCCGAACGACCGATCAATGAGGATTCCTACGGATTTGTCTGGCGTCAGACCGGGCAACATGGTGGTGGAGAACTGATCTTGCGGGCCGTGGTCTCGGACGGCATGGGCGGTATGGCGGCGGGCGAGGTGGCGAGTCAGGCCGCTGTACGGGCCTTTCTCGGTTCGGTGGCACCGACGTTGGAAGCCCAGGTGTGGGACGCCAATGCTGCCGTCTTGACCGACATGCAGGGCCGGGATGGAGGCTGCACGCTCACAGGCGTGGAGATCCGCGGCACCCGGTTGCAGCTGGGCCATGTGGGCGACACCCGCGCTTATCTGGCGCAGGGCGGCGCAGTGCAGCAGCTCAGCAAAGACCATTCCTACGTGGCCGCGATGGTGGCGAGCGGCCAGATGACGGCGGAAGAAGCCCAGGTGAGCCCAGAGCGCAACAAGGTGCTGCGTTCGCTCGGCAGTCTGCGGGCCGTACAGGACAACTACGTTCAGGTGCTGCAAGAGCCGCTGGAATTGTCCGTGGGCAGCCGCGTGCTGCTGGTCTCGGACGGCGTATGGGGTGAGGTGCAGCCAACCGTACTGCACGGTATTTTGCTCCACGAGCCCTCGCTGCAAAGGACCGTTGAGCACCTGCTGGAGCTGAGTCTGGAGTCCGGAGCACCGGACAACGCGACAGCCCTGGTGATTGAGAGGGTGAAGTAA
- a CDS encoding DUF6444 domain-containing protein, whose amino-acid sequence MSDVTCPNCERLQARIRELEVSFAQTSQTSHQPPSQDQVWRKKPKSERQKGVRSPGGQEGHPGTTLKMSASPDEVIVLPVTGTCTCGQHWNEVEVQDLLARQVLDLCLDNEVG is encoded by the coding sequence ATCTCGGACGTAACCTGCCCGAATTGTGAACGTCTCCAAGCGCGTATTCGCGAGTTGGAAGTCAGCTTCGCGCAGACCAGTCAGACCTCCCATCAACCCCCCAGCCAGGACCAAGTCTGGCGGAAGAAGCCCAAGAGCGAACGCCAGAAAGGCGTTCGCTCTCCTGGTGGTCAGGAAGGACACCCAGGAACAACCTTGAAGATGAGCGCCTCGCCTGATGAGGTGATCGTCCTGCCGGTGACAGGAACCTGTACGTGTGGACAGCATTGGAACGAGGTCGAAGTGCAAGATTTGCTGGCTCGGCAAGTGCTAGACCTATGCCTGGACAACGAGGTCGGGTGA
- the hisD gene encoding histidinol dehydrogenase, with protein MARILKSGMNADTQLSINENVQQTVRGIIADVRERGDEALRAYSQKFDGWNPPQFRLSPEQIGQLVAQVPADQLASIRFSLEQVRTFAQAQRDSIRDVEIETIPGVTLGHKVLPVNSAACYVPGGRYPMIASAIMSVATAKVAGVRRVVAVTPPKDGQPYPATVATMHLAGADEIYIMGGVQALAALALGTERVAPVDMLVGPGNAYVAEAKRQLFGQVGIDLLAGPTETLVIADESVDAEMVATDLLGQAEHGTNSPAVLLTTSETLAQQVTAEIGRQLRVLATAEVAAQAWHDYGQIILAEDADEMVHLADEIASEHVQVLTRDPDYFLARMTNYGSLFLGPETNVAYGDKTIGTNHILPTGRAARYTGGLWVGKFLKTVTYQRATREASVLIGRHCSVICGVEGFAGHQRQADLRVERYGSAVPIGADA; from the coding sequence ATGGCCCGCATTCTGAAATCTGGCATGAACGCCGACACCCAGCTCAGCATCAACGAAAACGTGCAGCAGACGGTCCGCGGCATCATTGCGGACGTGCGGGAACGGGGCGACGAGGCGCTACGCGCGTACTCGCAGAAGTTCGATGGTTGGAACCCGCCGCAGTTCCGGCTGAGCCCCGAGCAGATCGGGCAGCTGGTCGCTCAGGTGCCCGCCGATCAGCTGGCCTCGATCCGCTTCAGCCTTGAGCAGGTACGCACCTTCGCTCAGGCGCAGCGCGATTCGATCCGAGACGTGGAAATCGAGACGATCCCGGGCGTCACCCTGGGCCACAAGGTCTTACCGGTAAATTCAGCCGCGTGCTACGTGCCGGGTGGGCGGTATCCGATGATCGCCTCGGCCATCATGAGCGTGGCGACGGCCAAGGTCGCGGGCGTGCGCCGCGTGGTGGCCGTCACGCCCCCGAAGGACGGGCAGCCTTACCCAGCCACTGTGGCGACGATGCACCTCGCTGGGGCTGACGAGATCTACATCATGGGTGGGGTACAGGCACTTGCGGCGCTGGCGCTCGGCACAGAGCGTGTGGCACCTGTGGACATGCTGGTCGGGCCGGGGAACGCCTACGTTGCCGAGGCCAAGCGGCAGCTCTTCGGGCAGGTGGGCATCGACCTGCTTGCCGGTCCCACCGAAACCCTGGTGATCGCCGACGAGTCGGTGGACGCCGAGATGGTCGCCACCGACCTGCTCGGACAGGCCGAGCACGGCACCAATTCCCCGGCCGTGCTGCTCACCACCTCCGAGACGCTGGCTCAGCAAGTCACTGCGGAAATCGGGCGCCAGTTGCGCGTGCTTGCCACTGCCGAGGTCGCCGCGCAGGCCTGGCACGATTACGGGCAGATCATCCTGGCCGAAGACGCGGATGAAATGGTGCATCTGGCGGACGAGATTGCCTCGGAGCACGTGCAGGTGCTCACCCGTGACCCGGACTATTTCCTGGCACGCATGACCAACTACGGCTCGCTGTTCCTGGGTCCAGAGACCAACGTCGCTTACGGCGACAAGACCATCGGCACCAATCACATCCTGCCGACTGGACGCGCGGCCCGCTACACCGGCGGGCTCTGGGTGGGCAAGTTTCTCAAGACGGTGACCTACCAGCGCGCCACGCGCGAGGCCTCGGTGCTGATCGGCCGCCACTGCTCAGTGATCTGTGGGGTTGAGGGCTTCGCTGGGCATCAGCGACAGGCTGACTTACGCGTGGAGCGCTACGGCTCCGCCGTGCCCATCGGGGCAGATGCTTGA
- a CDS encoding FHA domain-containing protein → MTVLCQVCGTANPEGTTYCEGCGVELPGATTSSPVPETAPETIPQAASSEAAGGTTDAAAPGAVALPSIAPSAETILPAERPVGPASGETAAEAAVTPVPEASTSGVSVSESAAPAAPAASVLTGEAKLGVKKFGAPTGESIPLQGDRLVVGRFDASSGPVDIDLSSLGGQEHISRRHAELYREQGVWSVRDLGSTNGVYIKRKGESGFSPRLQEPAALADGDELAFGNLMLIFHQG, encoded by the coding sequence ATGACCGTTCTCTGCCAAGTCTGCGGCACCGCCAACCCCGAGGGCACCACCTACTGTGAAGGTTGCGGCGTGGAGCTGCCTGGGGCCACCACGTCCAGCCCCGTGCCTGAGACCGCTCCGGAAACAATCCCTCAGGCCGCTTCCAGCGAAGCTGCAGGCGGCACCACTGACGCGGCGGCTCCCGGTGCAGTGGCCCTGCCCAGCATAGCGCCGAGCGCTGAGACCATCTTGCCAGCAGAACGTCCAGTGGGCCCTGCATCCGGAGAAACTGCGGCTGAAGCGGCTGTCACGCCTGTGCCTGAAGCGTCCACGTCCGGGGTATCCGTCTCAGAATCTGCCGCTCCCGCGGCCCCAGCGGCCTCTGTCCTGACCGGAGAAGCCAAACTCGGCGTCAAGAAGTTCGGTGCACCCACCGGCGAATCTATTCCTCTGCAAGGTGACCGCCTGGTCGTTGGACGCTTCGACGCTTCCAGTGGACCGGTAGACATCGACCTGAGCAGCCTGGGCGGCCAGGAGCACATTTCGCGCCGTCACGCCGAGCTGTACCGCGAACAGGGCGTGTGGTCGGTGCGCGACCTCGGCTCCACCAACGGCGTCTATATCAAGCGCAAAGGCGAGTCGGGCTTCTCGCCGCGCCTGCAGGAACCTGCAGCGCTGGCTGACGGTGACGAACTGGCCTTTGGCAACCTGATGCTGATCTTCCACCAGGGCTGA
- a CDS encoding alpha/beta fold hydrolase: protein MPTLLLPGTLCDAALWADVALPPGAHVWAPVRGHTLAEAAWQAASAQSGPLHVVGFSLGAIVAFELLRRWPERVQRLTLISANPLAPTAKQLVAWADQEAAVSAGPDGFEAVAQQVAAGVGPHSERVLAMARRVGPKIFLEQLALLRSRPDSRPVFQTHRGPLTLLVGAADTVTPPALSETVKALAPQADLRVVPGAGHYLPLDAPGTVSALLGTWAHA from the coding sequence GTGCCCACCCTGTTGCTGCCCGGCACCCTGTGCGACGCAGCCCTCTGGGCGGACGTGGCCCTGCCTCCCGGTGCCCATGTGTGGGCACCGGTGCGAGGCCACACGCTCGCCGAAGCTGCCTGGCAGGCGGCGTCGGCCCAGAGCGGGCCGCTGCACGTCGTGGGTTTCTCGTTGGGCGCGATCGTGGCCTTTGAGTTGCTGCGCCGTTGGCCCGAGCGTGTGCAGCGACTGACGCTGATCAGCGCCAATCCACTCGCGCCCACTGCAAAACAGCTCGTGGCCTGGGCCGATCAGGAGGCCGCCGTGTCGGCCGGCCCGGACGGCTTTGAAGCGGTCGCCCAGCAGGTGGCGGCGGGGGTGGGCCCGCATTCCGAGCGGGTCCTGGCGATGGCGCGGCGGGTCGGTCCAAAGATTTTCCTGGAGCAACTCGCGTTGCTGCGCTCCCGGCCCGACAGCCGTCCAGTGTTCCAGACCCACCGTGGCCCCCTGACGTTGCTGGTCGGAGCGGCCGATACCGTCACGCCCCCCGCCCTCAGTGAAACCGTAAAAGCCCTCGCGCCGCAGGCCGACCTGCGCGTGGTTCCGGGGGCCGGCCACTACCTGCCGCTGGACGCCCCCGGAACTGTCTCGGCCCTGCTCGGAACGTGGGCCCATGCCTGA
- a CDS encoding ABC transporter substrate-binding protein produces the protein MIKADRRVRRRIGLTLGILGALATTPPGLAQTAATYGLKSGKPYAGTQLKFLICCATAGQFAQMIKLTGEGSEFQKLTGITVKWENTPYEALQQKILVEATTGNTYDVVAWVDAWGEAFKSQMLPLNSRIAADKINMKDYPNAYIEASTDTAGNIVGLPFRGHPLVLFYRKDVFNELKLKVPTTWQDVVKTATVIQQKKPDMAGLSTMYGVSAGQNLFSWVSMLWGNGGDILDKTGRPVFNSAKGVQATQFYIDVLRKNKVTNAAATTFAEPESSSEILQGRAAMWVGWWWYWARFADPKAVTPAVLNNIGFAPAPGWAGGKTQNYALIWPLGIFKNSKHPDAAWEFVKYVTSTQVQKKVAANRSIPAEADNTIVTFSGMNDPKVNAANGGIPKVGAQALRTARTLPQVKTWAEIQSVLEVGINQMATGANVKTTLDRMARDVDAIQKRAGYYK, from the coding sequence ATGATCAAGGCAGACCGAAGAGTTCGTCGGCGCATCGGATTGACCCTGGGGATACTGGGCGCATTGGCCACGACCCCGCCAGGCCTGGCGCAGACCGCCGCCACCTACGGCCTGAAATCCGGCAAGCCCTACGCCGGCACGCAGCTCAAGTTCCTGATCTGCTGCGCCACCGCCGGGCAATTCGCCCAGATGATCAAACTCACGGGCGAGGGCAGCGAATTCCAGAAACTCACGGGCATCACGGTCAAATGGGAAAACACCCCGTATGAGGCCTTGCAGCAGAAGATTCTGGTAGAGGCCACAACCGGCAACACCTACGACGTGGTCGCCTGGGTGGACGCCTGGGGTGAGGCCTTCAAGTCCCAGATGCTGCCCCTGAACAGCCGCATCGCTGCCGACAAGATCAATATGAAGGACTACCCGAACGCTTACATTGAAGCGTCGACCGATACCGCCGGCAACATCGTGGGACTGCCCTTCCGGGGACACCCGCTGGTACTGTTCTACCGCAAAGACGTCTTCAACGAGCTCAAGCTGAAGGTGCCAACCACCTGGCAGGACGTGGTCAAGACGGCCACCGTGATTCAGCAGAAGAAACCCGACATGGCGGGCCTGTCGACCATGTACGGCGTGAGCGCCGGGCAAAACCTCTTCAGCTGGGTCAGCATGCTCTGGGGCAATGGCGGTGACATCCTCGACAAAACCGGACGCCCAGTCTTTAACAGTGCCAAGGGCGTGCAGGCCACGCAGTTCTACATCGATGTTCTGCGCAAGAACAAGGTCACCAACGCCGCAGCCACCACCTTCGCGGAGCCCGAGTCCTCGTCCGAGATCTTACAGGGCCGGGCCGCCATGTGGGTGGGCTGGTGGTGGTACTGGGCGCGCTTCGCCGACCCCAAGGCCGTCACTCCCGCCGTGCTCAACAACATCGGTTTCGCACCTGCCCCCGGCTGGGCCGGTGGCAAGACCCAGAACTACGCCCTGATCTGGCCACTGGGTATTTTCAAGAACTCCAAACATCCGGACGCGGCCTGGGAGTTCGTCAAGTATGTGACCAGCACGCAGGTGCAGAAAAAGGTCGCTGCCAACCGGAGCATTCCTGCCGAGGCCGACAATACCATCGTGACCTTCTCGGGCATGAACGATCCCAAGGTCAATGCGGCCAACGGCGGCATCCCCAAAGTCGGTGCCCAGGCGCTGCGTACCGCCCGCACCCTCCCGCAAGTCAAGACCTGGGCCGAAATCCAGAGCGTGCTGGAAGTCGGCATCAACCAGATGGCCACCGGAGCCAACGTCAAGACCACCCTCGACCGCATGGCCCGGGACGTGGACGCCATCCAGAAGCGGGCCGGCTACTACAAATGA
- a CDS encoding carbohydrate ABC transporter permease, giving the protein MEPSPTTPELLADGLAPPPSRGVSKPWRPQSSSLRWLMLGPGLLVILATVIYPLIASLITSFRDWRLINSPTPGPFVGLSNYARAFTDAGFLNSLGVSALYTLISVTLTLLTGLAIALILAKPTRLNVFARTLLIFPFAVAPVLKGYSWRFMLNPEYGVYSKMLGEVFAPLKGYVWLGHDFSALVAIAMSEIWGWAPLFALMFIGALGSIPTEATEAARVDGATSFQIFRRITLPLLAPVIYIVALLKIISAVKMFDQVAIMTGGGPGDSTQTLYFFVYQVAFRNLDLGYASAVSYIIVAVMALLATLYVRTLMRGD; this is encoded by the coding sequence ATGGAACCTTCTCCAACGACGCCTGAACTCTTGGCTGATGGCCTGGCCCCCCCACCCTCACGCGGCGTTTCCAAGCCCTGGCGGCCCCAGAGCAGCAGCCTGCGCTGGCTGATGCTCGGACCCGGCCTGCTGGTGATTCTGGCAACCGTGATCTACCCGCTGATCGCTTCGCTGATCACCTCGTTCCGTGACTGGCGCCTCATCAACTCACCCACGCCCGGTCCCTTCGTCGGCCTGTCAAACTACGCGCGGGCTTTTACCGACGCGGGCTTCCTGAACAGCCTGGGGGTCAGCGCGCTGTACACCCTGATCTCGGTCACGCTGACCCTGCTGACCGGACTGGCCATCGCCCTGATTCTGGCCAAGCCCACCCGGCTGAACGTCTTCGCGCGCACGCTGCTGATCTTTCCCTTCGCGGTGGCCCCCGTCCTTAAGGGCTACTCCTGGCGCTTCATGCTCAACCCGGAGTACGGCGTGTACTCCAAGATGCTGGGCGAGGTGTTTGCGCCCCTGAAAGGCTACGTCTGGCTGGGCCACGACTTCAGCGCCCTGGTGGCCATCGCCATGTCCGAAATCTGGGGGTGGGCACCGCTGTTCGCCCTGATGTTCATCGGTGCGCTCGGCTCGATTCCCACCGAGGCCACCGAGGCTGCCCGGGTAGACGGCGCGACCAGCTTCCAAATCTTCCGGCGCATCACGCTGCCCCTGCTCGCGCCTGTGATTTACATCGTGGCGCTTCTCAAGATCATCTCGGCGGTCAAGATGTTCGATCAGGTGGCCATCATGACGGGGGGCGGCCCGGGCGACTCCACCCAGACCCTGTACTTCTTCGTTTACCAGGTGGCCTTCCGGAACCTCGATCTGGGCTACGCCTCCGCCGTCTCGTACATCATCGTCGCGGTCATGGCACTGCTCGCCACGCTCTACGTGCGAACACTGATGAGGGGCGACTGA